From a single Ignavibacteria bacterium genomic region:
- the trxB gene encoding thioredoxin-disulfide reductase, translated as MSENKNNHRKVIIIGSGPAGFTAAVYTGRANLNPLIFEGMQPGGQLTITTEVENYPGFEHGIQGPELMDIMRKQAHRFGAESIYQEVTEVDFSKRPFTIKSYDDTYTADAVIISTGASAKLLNLPSESKFMGYGVSACATCDGFFYRNQRVMVVGGGDTALEEATYLTRFASEVVIVHRRDEFRGSKIMVDRAKKNPKIKFALNSVVDEVVGTEEGNKKTVTGVVLKNVKTGEKVLHECEGVFIAIGHQPNTGLFKGVLDTDESGYLVVKPGSTYTNIEGVFAAGDVSDKTYRQAVTAAGSGCMAAIDVERWLEAQEL; from the coding sequence ATGTCAGAGAATAAAAATAATCACAGAAAAGTGATAATAATCGGGTCAGGTCCCGCAGGATTTACTGCTGCAGTTTATACAGGCAGAGCCAATTTGAATCCTTTGATCTTTGAAGGGATGCAACCGGGCGGGCAGCTTACCATTACCACTGAAGTCGAAAATTATCCCGGATTTGAACACGGTATTCAGGGTCCTGAACTGATGGATATTATGAGAAAGCAGGCACACAGATTTGGTGCTGAGTCGATCTATCAGGAAGTCACAGAGGTCGATTTTTCAAAGAGACCTTTTACAATAAAAAGTTATGATGATACATACACTGCCGATGCTGTAATAATTTCGACAGGTGCTTCAGCTAAGCTTCTTAATCTTCCCTCCGAAAGCAAATTTATGGGCTATGGTGTTTCAGCCTGTGCTACCTGTGACGGATTTTTCTACAGGAATCAGCGTGTAATGGTTGTGGGTGGAGGCGATACCGCTCTTGAAGAGGCTACATATCTTACCAGATTCGCTTCTGAAGTTGTGATTGTACACAGAAGAGATGAATTCAGAGGTTCGAAAATCATGGTCGACCGGGCAAAGAAAAATCCAAAAATCAAATTTGCACTCAATTCCGTTGTTGATGAGGTCGTCGGTACCGAAGAAGGAAACAAGAAAACTGTTACCGGCGTCGTACTGAAAAATGTAAAAACCGGAGAGAAGGTACTGCATGAGTGTGAGGGTGTCTTCATTGCGATCGGTCATCAGCCGAACACCGGTCTCTTTAAGGGAGTTCTCGATACAGATGAAAGCGGATACCTTGTTGTGAAACCGGGTTCCACTTACACGAATATCGAGGGTGTCTTTGCTGCAGGAGATGTTTCCGACAAAACCTACCGTCAGGCCGTTACTGCTGCCGGATCCGGTTGCATGGCTGCAATTGATGTGGAGAGATGGCTGGAAGCCCAGGAGTTATGA
- a CDS encoding DUF1232 domain-containing protein, with protein sequence MDGGLKDNGNGEGDFDFDYIESEEEYEKQAQFVDANIWQKLEESGTKISFVRDIIALYNYMLDSRVSWYRKAIVVVGLIYFITPIDAIPDLVPLFGYMDDLGVIGSILKFLGHELSSYYDS encoded by the coding sequence ATGGACGGGGGGCTGAAAGATAACGGGAACGGTGAGGGAGATTTTGATTTCGATTACATTGAAAGCGAAGAGGAATACGAGAAGCAGGCTCAGTTTGTCGATGCCAATATCTGGCAGAAGCTTGAAGAATCCGGAACCAAAATATCCTTTGTTCGTGATATTATTGCTCTCTACAACTACATGCTGGATTCCCGTGTCTCATGGTACAGGAAAGCTATTGTGGTGGTAGGGCTGATCTATTTCATCACTCCAATAGATGCCATTCCCGATCTGGTTCCCCTTTTCGGATACATGGATGATCTTGGGGTGATCGGATCGATCCTCAAATTTTTGGGACATGAACTGTCATCCTATTACGACAGTTAA
- the recN gene encoding DNA repair protein RecN, whose protein sequence is MLTSLYIKDYALIKEVTIEFGPGLNIITGETGAGKSIMLDALGLILGGRAYVESVRTGSQKAFVEGVFRPERNSAVRIEQILSEFEIEPSPEIIIRREVSLKGNSRAFVNDSPVSINTLKEIGDRLVDLHGQHEHQAILHADNHIGYLDSFAKTTSLREKFSGEALKLQKLLSEQREIETKRDELKEKREFYAFRLREIDSVSPQPGEDVDLEKELNILENAEKILTLTSSAFAKLYEGEPSSYDLVFSARKEVESLGKIDATFAELVPDLEQALAAIQGSAEMIRDYMKNIDLDPSRLEACRERLVAINRLKKKFGGSLEEVIETREKLLQEIDLADNFSDHLAGVSRLINEQREVCGKIAKELSEKRALATGALSDGIIAKLSELGIKSGKFVVNISHEEPGSKDGNFVVIDGRSVKFDENGIDNVEFYISTNAGEQPKPLVKVASGGEISRVMLSLKSVLAGMDQIPVLVFDEIDTGISGRIAQKVGIALKSLSQFHQIIAITHLPQIAAYSDIHFSVQKFEQNGSTSTQINKLTPDDKINEIAKLISGSEVTSASLKSAKELIEGEGLFG, encoded by the coding sequence ATGCTCACCTCACTCTACATCAAAGATTACGCACTTATAAAAGAAGTCACGATTGAATTCGGTCCCGGTCTCAATATCATCACGGGCGAGACAGGTGCAGGGAAATCGATTATGCTCGACGCCCTTGGTCTTATTCTCGGTGGCAGGGCGTATGTAGAGTCTGTGAGGACAGGTTCTCAAAAGGCTTTTGTCGAGGGCGTTTTCAGACCTGAAAGAAATTCTGCTGTCCGCATTGAACAAATCCTGAGTGAATTTGAAATTGAGCCCTCCCCGGAAATAATAATCAGAAGGGAAGTGTCGCTGAAAGGGAACAGTCGCGCTTTTGTCAATGACTCACCCGTAAGCATAAACACTCTAAAAGAGATTGGCGATCGCCTTGTAGATCTGCACGGTCAGCACGAACATCAGGCAATACTTCACGCCGACAATCATATCGGATACCTCGACAGTTTTGCAAAAACTACTTCTCTTCGGGAGAAATTCTCAGGCGAAGCTCTCAAACTTCAAAAACTTCTTTCCGAACAAAGAGAAATAGAAACAAAAAGAGACGAACTTAAAGAAAAAAGGGAGTTTTATGCTTTTCGTCTTCGGGAAATAGATTCTGTATCACCTCAACCGGGTGAAGATGTCGATCTCGAAAAAGAACTTAACATTCTGGAAAATGCCGAGAAGATTTTAACCCTCACATCCTCTGCTTTCGCAAAATTGTATGAAGGTGAACCGTCTTCCTATGATCTGGTTTTTTCCGCCAGGAAGGAAGTGGAGTCATTGGGAAAAATTGATGCAACTTTCGCGGAACTTGTTCCCGATCTCGAACAGGCACTTGCTGCCATTCAGGGGAGCGCTGAAATGATTCGGGATTATATGAAAAATATTGATCTTGATCCCTCCAGGCTTGAGGCATGTCGTGAGAGACTCGTTGCCATAAACCGGCTAAAGAAAAAGTTTGGCGGCAGTCTGGAAGAAGTCATCGAGACCCGTGAAAAACTTCTCCAGGAGATTGATCTTGCTGATAACTTTTCAGATCATCTTGCGGGGGTAAGCAGATTGATTAATGAACAGAGAGAGGTCTGTGGAAAAATTGCAAAAGAACTTTCTGAGAAAAGAGCTTTGGCGACAGGGGCACTTTCAGACGGAATAATTGCGAAACTTTCCGAACTTGGTATCAAGAGCGGCAAATTCGTCGTCAATATTTCGCATGAAGAGCCGGGTTCAAAAGATGGAAATTTTGTTGTCATCGACGGAAGGTCTGTAAAATTTGATGAAAACGGAATTGACAATGTCGAATTTTATATTTCCACGAATGCAGGGGAACAGCCTAAACCACTGGTAAAAGTTGCTTCCGGGGGTGAGATTTCCAGAGTCATGCTCTCACTTAAATCTGTTCTTGCCGGAATGGATCAGATTCCGGTACTGGTTTTCGATGAAATTGATACGGGAATCAGCGGACGCATTGCCCAAAAAGTTGGTATCGCGCTTAAATCGCTCTCGCAGTTTCATCAAATTATCGCCATTACACACCTCCCGCAAATTGCAGCTTATTCTGACATTCATTTTTCTGTTCAGAAATTCGAACAGAATGGCTCCACTTCCACGCAGATTAATAAACTTACACCTGATGACAAAATTAATGAGATCGCGAAACTGATCAGCGGGTCTGAGGTGACAAGTGCATCCCTGAAAAGTGCAAAAGAGCTTATCGAAGGCGAAGGACTATTTGGATAG
- a CDS encoding sigma-70 family RNA polymerase sigma factor, with the protein MKKLDDHEIIESVKRGNTSDYSLIIDRYKQKAFSMILRMLKNRMDAEEVLQDCFVKAYNNLKSFKGDAQFSTWFYRIVYNTTLSKLGMKKRQIEQSMFSIGDELDIEDLDADTSGRKNAIKELVNTLVAKLPPNYSMVVNLFYLEEMSCEEIAEVMGTNTPNVKVLLHRSRTALKKLIKENNLEDELR; encoded by the coding sequence ATGAAGAAACTTGATGATCACGAGATAATTGAATCGGTTAAAAGAGGCAACACTTCCGATTATTCTCTTATAATTGACCGTTACAAGCAAAAGGCTTTCTCAATGATTCTCCGAATGTTGAAAAACAGAATGGATGCAGAGGAAGTGCTGCAGGACTGTTTTGTCAAGGCATACAATAATCTGAAATCATTTAAAGGAGACGCTCAATTTTCGACCTGGTTCTACAGAATTGTATATAATACAACTCTTTCGAAGCTGGGAATGAAAAAGAGACAGATTGAGCAGTCGATGTTCTCGATCGGGGATGAACTCGACATTGAGGATCTGGATGCTGATACTTCCGGTAGAAAAAACGCAATTAAAGAGCTGGTGAACACACTCGTGGCTAAACTTCCTCCAAACTACTCGATGGTAGTTAATCTTTTTTACCTGGAAGAGATGAGTTGCGAAGAAATTGCTGAAGTGATGGGAACAAATACTCCAAATGTGAAAGTATTGCTTCACCGTTCCCGCACGGCACTTAAAAAATTGATAAAAGAAAATAATCTCGAGGATGAACTGAGATGA
- the hemW gene encoding radical SAM family heme chaperone HemW: MDSQLKNAGLYVHIPFCDHKCIYCDFYSIIKEDNKSLYLTCLTSEIDHFSGIFSKTHQFETIYFGGGTPSLVEPEYLGSIIDHLKKNFIISSDAEITMETNPGTVSLEKLRRFRCVGINRISIGIQSFDEDDLKFLTRIHSAESAIQTVKDAETAGFSDISLDLIFNLPGQSKEKWIRNLEIAVSLPITHISAYSLILERGTILNKMVLKGEVEMQDEEIDSELYETTMDFLAEKGFEHYEVSNYCKPGFECRHNQIYWDCKNYLSFGTSAHSYMDGKRWWNYSALSIYNAAVQKRNEAVAGSELLSENDLYEESIMLGLRSRGLSLDSPEMQDWYGDRRLIIDGLISAGKIFLEGNKLKLTRDGFLVCDEIVERLL, encoded by the coding sequence TTGGATAGTCAGCTTAAAAACGCCGGGCTTTATGTCCATATCCCTTTCTGTGATCATAAATGTATTTACTGCGATTTTTATTCCATCATAAAAGAGGATAACAAATCTCTCTACCTGACTTGTTTAACGAGCGAAATCGATCATTTTTCAGGCATCTTCTCAAAAACACACCAGTTCGAAACCATATATTTTGGTGGTGGAACCCCCTCACTTGTAGAACCCGAATACCTTGGTTCGATAATCGATCATCTCAAAAAGAACTTTATTATTTCCTCTGACGCCGAAATTACAATGGAAACCAATCCGGGTACTGTTTCACTTGAAAAACTGAGACGGTTTCGGTGTGTTGGAATAAACAGAATCAGCATCGGGATACAGTCGTTTGATGAGGACGACCTGAAATTTCTTACAAGAATACACTCTGCAGAGTCAGCAATTCAGACAGTCAAAGATGCCGAAACCGCCGGGTTTTCAGATATTTCACTCGACCTTATTTTCAATCTGCCCGGTCAGAGCAAAGAAAAGTGGATAAGGAATCTTGAGATTGCTGTCTCACTTCCAATCACACATATCTCTGCTTACAGCCTGATTCTCGAACGGGGCACCATCCTGAACAAAATGGTGCTGAAAGGTGAAGTAGAAATGCAGGATGAGGAGATTGATTCGGAATTGTACGAAACCACCATGGATTTTCTTGCCGAAAAGGGGTTTGAACATTACGAAGTATCAAACTACTGTAAACCCGGGTTTGAGTGCAGGCACAATCAGATTTACTGGGACTGTAAAAATTACCTCTCTTTTGGCACTTCCGCACATTCATATATGGATGGAAAAAGATGGTGGAACTATTCCGCTTTGAGTATTTATAATGCCGCGGTTCAAAAAAGAAATGAAGCAGTTGCAGGTAGTGAGTTGCTTTCTGAAAACGACCTTTATGAAGAATCCATAATGCTCGGGTTAAGGAGCAGGGGATTGTCGTTGGATTCTCCGGAGATGCAGGATTGGTATGGAGACAGGCGGCTTATTATTGATGGACTGATTTCAGCCGGAAAGATATTCTTGGAGGGAAATAAACTGAAATTAACCCGCGATGGGTTTCTTGTATGCGATGAGATAGTTGAAAGACTGCTGTGA